In a single window of the Jaculus jaculus isolate mJacJac1 chromosome 9, mJacJac1.mat.Y.cur, whole genome shotgun sequence genome:
- the Slc4a1 gene encoding band 3 anion transport protein: MGDMQEEVLEIPDQDSEEGLADILEQEEYEDPGIPVAQVLEPEALPPESTATDYIPTAASTSHPSSRQAYVELQELMMDERNQELQWVEVAHWMGLEENLREDGVWGRPHLSYLTFWSLLELQRAFAKGTVLLDLPETSLAGVANQLLDGFIYDEQIRPQDREELLRTLLLKRSHAEDLKALEGVRPAVLTRSGDPSQPLLSQQPSLEIKLFCEQGEGGPEGHSSGILEKIPPNSETTLVLVGRATFLERPVLGFVRLEEAVRLEDLELLEPVRFFFVVLGPDAPHTDYTQLGRSAATLMTERVFRTNAYLAQSRGELLSSLEGFLDCSLVLPPTDAPTEQALLSLVPVQRELLRRRYLPSPAKPDPSLYKNLDLNGGPGVPGGPDDPLRRTGRLFGGLVRDIRRRYPYYLSDITDALSPQVLAAVIFIYFAALSPAITFGGLLGEKTRNLMGVSELLISTAVQGILFALLGAQPLLVLGFSGPLLVFEEAFYSFCESNGLEYIVGRAWIGVWLILLVVLVVAFEGSFLVQFISRYTQEIFSFLISLIFIFETFSKLIKIFQDYPLKKQYDPVVMTPKPQGPLPNTALFSLVLMAGTFFLAMMLRKFKNSTYFPGKLRRVIGDFGVPISILIMVLVDSFIKDTYTQKLSVPDGLKVSNSTARGWVIHPLGIYNKFPKWMMFASALPALLVFILIFLESQITTLIVSKPERKMVKGSGFHLDLLLVVGMGGVAALFGMPWLSATTVRSVTHANALTVMGKASAPGAAAQIQEVKEQRISGLLVSVLVGLSILMEPILSRIPLAVLFGIFLYMGVTSLSGIQLFDRILLLGKPPKYHPDVPFVKRVRTWRMHLFTGIQIICLVLLWVVKSTPASLALPFVLILTVPLRRFLLPLIFSKLELQCLDADDAKVTLDEEEGRDEYDEVLMPV, encoded by the exons ATGGGGGACATGCAG GAGGAAGTGCTGGAGATCCCAGATCAGGACAGTGAAGAAGGGCTGGCGGACATTCTAGAACAGGAAGAATATGAAGACCCAGGCATCCCTGTGGCGCAGGTGCTGGAGCCAGAAG CTCTTCCTCCTGAGTCAACAGCCACAGACTATATCCCCACCGCGGCCTCCACATCGCATCCAAGCTCCCGCCAG GCTTATGTGGAGCTGCAAGAGTTAATGATGGACGAGAGGAACCAGGAGCTGCAATGGGTAGAGGTGGCGCACTGGATGGGGCTTGAGGAGAACCTGCGGGAAGATGGTGTCTGGGGCCGCCCACACCTCTCTTACCTCACCTTCTGGAGCCTCCTTGAGCTGCAACGAGCCTTTGCCAAAG GGACTGTCCTCCTGGATCTGCCCGAGACCTCCCTGGCTGGTGTGGCCAACCAGCTGCTGGATGGCTTCATCTACGATGAGCAGATCCGGCCCCAGGACCGAGAGGAGCTGCTGCGGACCTTGCTGCTCAAACGCAG CCATGCCGAAGacctgaaggccctggagggGGTGAGGCCTGCCGTCCTGACACGCTCTGGGGACCCTTCTCAGCCTCTGCTCTCCCAACAGCCCTCACTGGAGATAAAGCTCTTCTGCGAACAG GGAGAAGGGGGCCCTGAAGGACACTCATCTGGAATTCTGGAGAAAATCCCCCCGAACTCAGAAACTACTCTGGTGCTAGTAG GCCGCGCCACCTTCCTGGAGCGCCCGGTGCTGGGCTTCGTGCGGCTGGAGGAGGCTgtgaggctggaggacctggagctgCTAGAGCCCGTGCGCTTtttctttgtggtgctgggacCCGACGCCCCTCACACCGACTACACTCAACTCGGCCGGTCTGCCGCCACCCTCATGACTGAAAGA GTGTTCCGGACAAATGCCTACCTGGCGCAGAGCCGGGGCGAGCTGCTGAGCTCCCTGGAAGGCTTTCTAGACTGCAGCCTGGTGCTGCCGCCCACAGATGCCCCCACGGAGCAGGCCCTGCTCAGCCTGGTGCCCGTGCAGAGGGAGCTTCTCCGGAGGCGCTACCTGCCCAGCCCTGCCAAGCCGGACCCCAGCTTGTACAAGAACCTAG ACTTGAACGGGGGCCCAGGGGTCCCCGGAGGCCCAGATGACCCTCTTCGGCGCACAGGCCGGCTCTTTGGAGGCCTGGTACGTGACATCCGGCGCCGCTACCCTTACTACTTAAGTGACATCACAGATGCACTCAGCCCCCAGGTCCTGGCTGCGGTCATCTTCATCTATTTTGCTGCCCTGTCACCTGCCATCACCTTCGGCGGCCTCCTGG GAGAAAAGACCCGGAACCTGATGGGGGTGTCGGAGCTGCTCATCTCTACCGCCGTGCAGGGCATCCTCTTTGCCCTTCTGGGAGCACAGCCCCTGCTCGTGCTCGGTTTCTCGGGACCTCTGCTCGTGTTTGAGGAAGCCTTTTACTCG TTCTGCGAGAGCAACGGCTTGGAGTACATCGTGGGCCGCGCCTGGATTGGCGTCTGGCTCATCctgctggtggtgctggtggtggcctTCGAGGGCAGCTTCCTGGTGCAGTTCATCTCCCGATACACCCAGGagatcttttccttcctcatctCTCTCATCTTCATCTTTGAGACTTTCTCCAAGTTGATCaag ATCTTTCAGGACTACCCACTGAAGAAGCAGTATGACCCCGTTGTGATGACGCCCAAACCTCAGGGTCCCCTGCCCAACACAGCCCTCTTCTCTCTTGTGCTCATGGCTGGCACCTTCTTCCTTGCCATGATGCTGCGCAAGTTCAAGAACAGCACTTACTTCCCTGGCAAG CTGCGTCGAGTCATTGGGGACTTCGGGGTCCCCATCTCCATCCTCATCATGGTCCTGGTGGATTCCTTCATCAAGGATACGTATACCCAG AAACTCTCCGTACCTGATGGCCTCAAGGTGTCCAACTCCACAGCCAGGGGCTGGGTCATCCATCCGCTGGGCATATATAACAAGTTCCCCAAGTGGATGATGTTTGCCTCTGCCCTGCCTGCTCTCCTTGTCTTCATCCTTATATTCCTGGAGTCTCAGATCACCAC ACTGATTGTCAGCAAGCCCGAACGCAAGATGGTCAAGGGCTCCGGCTTCCACCTGGACCTGCTGCTGGTCGTGGGCATGGGTGGGGTGGCTGCCCTCTTTGGAATGCCTTGGCTCAGTGCCACCACTGTGCGTTCTGTCACCCATGCCAATGCCCTCACGGTCATGGGCAAGGCCAGCGCCCCAGGGGCTGCAGCCCAGATCCAGGAGGTCAAGGAGCAGCGGATAAGTGGGCTCCTGGTCTCTGTGCTTGTGG GTCTGTCCATCCTCATGGAGCCCATCCTGTCCCGCATCCCCCTGGCTGTGCTATTTGGCATCTTTCTGTACATGGGGGTCACGTCCCTCAGTGGCATCCAACTCTTTGATCGCATCTTGCTCCTGGGCAAGCCACCCAAGTACCATCCAGATGTGCCCTTCGTCAAGCGG GTGAGGACCTGGCGGATGCACCTGTTCACTGGCATCCAGATCATCTGCCTGGTGCTGCTGTGGGTGGTGAAGTCGACGCCTGCCTCGCTGGCCCTGCCCTTTGTCCTCATCCTCACGGTGCCTCTGCGGCGCTTCCTGCTGCCGCTCATCTTCAGCAAGCTGGAGCTCCAGTGT CTGGATGCCGACGATGCCAAGGTGACCCTCGATGAGGAGGAAGGTCGAGATGAGTACGATGAAGTGCTTATGCCCGTGTGA